The Bubalus kerabau isolate K-KA32 ecotype Philippines breed swamp buffalo chromosome X, PCC_UOA_SB_1v2, whole genome shotgun sequence genome has a segment encoding these proteins:
- the LOC129639761 gene encoding cancer/testis antigen 47A-like isoform X2 — translation MSTTGDGDLAPGGQEGPAGASGAQARARDGVDRSSEARRGDSMPEAEAGGVVGASGGPREAALEGGNAEEDADLRPAEEREVEEQAEGVNRMVVSRHFPMNTFLLTVLNLAHSMVNRLSENHVILPPNDDRVLVWHQTRLRLSDHGSAAVAGFSEVQVPSDESGEGPAEEAPDQGAEQAEEAQEAEQAEEAQEAEEAEEASLLETATKESEEPSSREMPQEPVAPETECQDENSKEEAQGSKSEGKEKKYNRKQEEPEKDLDPGKDRPRKPSLED, via the exons ATGTCTACCACGGGGGATGGAGATCTGGCCCCTGGCGGGCAGGAAGGCCCTGCAGGTGCGTCGGGGGCCCAGGCCAGAGCCCGTGACGGTGTGGACCGCAGCTCCGAGGCTCGCAGGGGTGACTCCATGCCTGAGGCTGAGGCGGGTGGAGTCGTGGGGGCCTCAGGAGGCCCGAGGGAGGCGGCCCTGGAGGGCGGGAACGCTGAGGAAGACGCCGACCTCAGGCCGGCTgaggagagggaggtggaggAGCAGGCGGAGGGCGTGAACCGCATGGTGGTCTCGCGCCACTTCCCCATGAACACCTTTCTCTTAACGGTCCTAAATCTGGCGCACTCGATGGTGAACCGTTTGTCCGAAAACCACGTCATACTTCCGCCAAATGATGACCGCGTGTTGGTCTGGCACCAGACCAGGCTGCGCTTGTCCGACCACGGCTCAGCCGCCGTGGCCGGGTTTTCGGAGGTCCAGGTGCCATCAGATGAATCGGGGGAGGGGCCGGCTGAGGAAGCCCCGGACCAGGGGGCGGAGCAGGCGGAGGAAGCCCAGGAGGCGGAGCAGGCGGAGGAAGCCCAGGAGGCGGAGGAAGCCGAGGAGGCCTCTTTATTGGAGACGGCCACTAAGGAGTCTGAGGAGCCCAGCTCGCGGGAGATGCCACAGGAGCCTGTCGCCCCTGAGA CTGAATGCCAGGATGAGAACTCCAAAGAAGAGGCGCAGGGCAGCAAAagtgaggggaaagaaaagaagtataACAGAAAACAAGAAGAACCAGAAAAGGATCTGGACCCAGGAAAGGACAGGCCCAGAAAGCCCAG TTTGGAAGActag
- the LOC129639761 gene encoding cancer/testis antigen 47A-like isoform X1 → MSTTGDGDLAPGGQEGPAGASGAQARARDGVDRSSEARRGDSMPEAEAGGVVGASGGPREAALEGGNAEEDADLRPAEEREVEEQAEGVNRMVVSRHFPMNTFLLTVLNLAHSMVNRLSENHVILPPNDDRVLVWHQTRLRLSDHGSAAVAGFSEVQVPSDESGEGPAEEAPDQGAEQAEEAQEAEQAEEAQEAEEAEEASLLETATKESEEPSSREMPQEPVAPEKTAECQDENSKEEAQGSKSEGKEKKYNRKQEEPEKDLDPGKDRPRKPSLED, encoded by the exons ATGTCTACCACGGGGGATGGAGATCTGGCCCCTGGCGGGCAGGAAGGCCCTGCAGGTGCGTCGGGGGCCCAGGCCAGAGCCCGTGACGGTGTGGACCGCAGCTCCGAGGCTCGCAGGGGTGACTCCATGCCTGAGGCTGAGGCGGGTGGAGTCGTGGGGGCCTCAGGAGGCCCGAGGGAGGCGGCCCTGGAGGGCGGGAACGCTGAGGAAGACGCCGACCTCAGGCCGGCTgaggagagggaggtggaggAGCAGGCGGAGGGCGTGAACCGCATGGTGGTCTCGCGCCACTTCCCCATGAACACCTTTCTCTTAACGGTCCTAAATCTGGCGCACTCGATGGTGAACCGTTTGTCCGAAAACCACGTCATACTTCCGCCAAATGATGACCGCGTGTTGGTCTGGCACCAGACCAGGCTGCGCTTGTCCGACCACGGCTCAGCCGCCGTGGCCGGGTTTTCGGAGGTCCAGGTGCCATCAGATGAATCGGGGGAGGGGCCGGCTGAGGAAGCCCCGGACCAGGGGGCGGAGCAGGCGGAGGAAGCCCAGGAGGCGGAGCAGGCGGAGGAAGCCCAGGAGGCGGAGGAAGCCGAGGAGGCCTCTTTATTGGAGACGGCCACTAAGGAGTCTGAGGAGCCCAGCTCGCGGGAGATGCCACAGGAGCCTGTCGCCCCTGAGA AAACAGCTGAATGCCAGGATGAGAACTCCAAAGAAGAGGCGCAGGGCAGCAAAagtgaggggaaagaaaagaagtataACAGAAAACAAGAAGAACCAGAAAAGGATCTGGACCCAGGAAAGGACAGGCCCAGAAAGCCCAG TTTGGAAGActag